A genomic segment from Daphnia pulex isolate KAP4 chromosome 5, ASM2113471v1 encodes:
- the LOC124195127 gene encoding uncharacterized protein LOC124195127, producing MSLVDKGRLAEALKLNGKKASTFDFAFSRPLDEDVLQSLSVNEVGVIPVPISLMDIERLKSDTEVELSIEGGTNPTIDTQIREIDAQSVNFFPENFLQNGISSLAATAMCHLGINPGILAIEAHLDKLSFIPPGGCMKPACVLKREPGMFASMILQIPIEGGHTGGMLKVQLGSKSMGFDCELGESHKFHLTAIYVGCVQELETVTQGWMVTLSFNLVWKNAMAMADSPLPLPTLLAVLNEIAESLKSWNTPADYEPMRLKVDASVETSPEEIIASVLDTSSLSDPLDYSPALLTSNSRYSNENSNMLFFLLEEKYSIADLGFADLIGQDQLLARIFNCSLFLDIHLAVISQHVTGVLDYCDLDEGKSLNQSFKIEHWINSTNTLIKLKGIEFDFRTQLMGNVQKLKNYIIPEEKERKIPHGTPRSFSCNHPVLVIWPKPQTIRIYCQYGFNAVLDRMEAAVDISSNRQELIGDLGIVLSFCRTEPVKVWGDPTVKAGQRTYRLLRLCQFLRARDEGLEVLDLIGTDFSLDGEKNLHSIASNSPPNFAVYEGIRSEDVAEAIAEFQCLISGWVACFNRILKLVTPNRIVVQLIQLISLVKHLLDRFCFEGGVQLMDCISSTLTDLEPSFATTLSQPELGAFVDQIIAMEANPRTANPLRLARLVSLFPRLDFNQQCHLVVDLQKENFLRLRGVPSCLGMFRNLCLALSLSDLQTTGPMTLIIVQLLKCFLNLGDENLVQSLTDQICTTQAPSLDPAFHKNNLLEAVLSSPEIWELVHTSQLAKNTIVSLVSARLSFLVSLVDQPLPVLSDEVNARRYEPVRHSWMMELPQEATRASLTACIHLVFRLERETAFENQKGLDALAELYPKLSLEQLCHLILDLRGLDGNLLKDNPVCFSLFKNLCQLLVNKCKEALPQVPHDIIIEVVKTFIWVGDVMLVRSLVKQICLAGSGGSWDPNDKNNLLETILSSLESWCEVGPSSSRLVRDSSTALIGAWIVGLCRILDQVGVKAASTRKTDGLRSKIATCVNIFIRTEKSQPRSDQPNVATFFTLLLGKLSLERLCHLILDLRKLDAVDSSSSVLKLPPCSDIYRDLCRLLVNKELNSFIKSYGWLVTELWKCFHWFADEDIFMTLSHKILDAFLPTEENPLVAKIVWSAELRSMVSTSPCGKAAFRLFLDQRINRLKTMTKPYLSWDHPYAVVPGHPEVEAFLRSTQKSMTYSHFPTFASACKFSVRVGGTKNGYCVQVDPVKMGKRFRCKMEKMLSRNALLKKMTDDLIEFRETLMQADFAGSSAAVSTTNPPERIKREVLSDDEEICVAGPTKRAREEPAFLVSAVDY from the exons atgaGTTTGGTGGATAAAGGACGCTTAGCTGAAGCTCTGAAGCTGAATGGGAAGAAAGCATCCACATTTGATTTTGCCTTTAGCCGCCCTTTGGATGAAGATGTACTTCAATCTCTTAGTGTCAATGAAGTGGGAGTCATTCCAGTGCCGATTTCTTTGATG GATATTGAACGTTTGAAAAGTGACACAGAAGTAGAACTCAGCATTGAAGGCGGTACCAATCCCACGATTGATACCCAAATTAGGGAAATCGATGCCCAGtcagtaaatttttttcctgaaaattTCCTTCAAAATGGGATTTCATCATTGGCAGCAACAGCTATGTGTCATCTAGGAATTAATCCAGGCATTTTAGCTATTGAAGCCCATTTAGACAAACTTTCATTCATTCCACCTGGTGGTTGTATGAAGCCTGCCTGTGTTTTGAAGAGAGAGCCAG GCATGTTTGCAAGTATGATTTTGCAAATCCCAATTGAAGGTGGCCATACTGGCGGAATGTTAAAAGTTCAGTTAGGCAGTAAATCTATGGGCTTTGATTGTGAATTGGGCGAAAGTCATAAGTTTCACTTGACTGCCATTTATGTTGGCTGTGTGCAAGAGCTGGAGACTGTAACACAAGGCTGGATGGTTACATTGTCCTTTAACCTAGTTTGGAAGAATGCGATGGCCATGGCTGATTCCCCTCTCCCGCTTCCTACTTTACTGGCAGTATTGAACGAAATTGCAGAATCTCTTAAATCTTGGAATACCCCAGCTGATTACGAACCTATGCGCTTAAAAGTTGATGCATCTGTAGAGACTTCCCCGGAAGAAATTATCGCTTCCGTACTTGATACGTCGTCACTCAGTGACCCTCTAGATTATTCACCTGCGCTCTTAACATCCAACTCCAGATACTCAAATGAGAACAGCAACATGCTATTCTTTTTACTCGAAGAAAAGTACAGCATAGCCGATCTCGGATTTGCTGATCTAATTGGGCAGGACCAGTTATTGGCTCGCATCTTTAATTGCTCTTTATTTCTTGATATCCATTTGGCCGTCATATCACAACATGTTACTGGGGTCCTGGACTATTGCGATTTAGATGAGGGAAAATCGTTGAATCAGTCATTTAAAATTGAGCATTGGATAAATTCCACCAATACGTTGATCAAATTGAaaggaattgaatttgatttccgAACTCAGTTAATGGGCAACGTGCAAAAGCTTAAGAATTATATTATccctgaagaaaaagaaagaaagataccACATGGGACGCCACGCTCCTTTTCTTGTAACCATCCCGTCTTAGTTATATGGCCTAAGCCACAAACGATCCGCATCTATTGCCAATATGGGTTTAATGCTGTCCTTGATCGGATGGAAGCAGCGGTCGACATTTCGTCGAATCGCCAAGAGTTAATCGGTGATCTGGGTATTGTGTTGTCCTTCTGTCGCACGGAACCAGTGAAAGTCTGGGGGGATCCTACAGTCAAAGCTGGCCAGCGAACTTATAGATTGCTTAGGCTTTGCCAATTTTTACGAGCACGTGACGAGGGACTAGAAGTTCTCGATTTAATTGGAACGGATTTCAGCTTGGATGGAGAGAAGAACCTTCATTCGATCGCGAGTAATAGTCCGCCCAACTTTGCTGTCTACGAAGGAATCCGCAGTGAAGATGTAGCTGAAGCTATCGCCGAATTCCAGTGTCTGATTAGCG GATGGGTGGCCTGTTTTAATCGCATCCTGAAACTAGTCACTCCAAATCGCATTGTTGTTcaattgattcaattgatcAGTCTCGTGAAACACCTTTTGGATCGCTTCTGTTTTGAGGGAGGCGTACAGTTAATGGACTGCATTTCATCAACTTTAACGGATTTGGAGCCCAGTTTTGCCACAACTCTGAGTCAGCCGGAATTGGGTGCGTTTGTGGATCAGATTATTGCGATGGAAGCCAACCCCCGAACCGCTAATCCGCTACGTCTGGCACGCTTGGTCTCCCTATTCCCCCGCCTCGACTTTAATCAGCAATGCCATCTAGTGGTGGATCTACAGAAGGAAAACTTTCTCCGACTTCGTGGTGTGCCTTCATGCCTTGGAATGTTTCGGAACTTGTGCCTCGCTTTGTCTCTATCCGACCTGCAAACAACGGGACCAATGACTCTGATCATCGTCCAGTTGCTGAAGTGCTTTTTGAATTTGGGTGACGAAAATCTAGTACAATCGCTCACAGATCAAATTTGCACCACACAGGCACCGTCGTTGGATCCAGCCTTTCACAAGAATAATTTACTGGAAGCCGTCCTTTCCTCACCAGAGATTTGGGAGTTGGTCCACACCTCTCAGTTGGCAAAAAACACCATCGTCAGTCTTGTATCGGCACGTTTATCTTTCTTAGTTTCGTTAGTCGATCAACCCCTTCCTGTGCTTTCTGATGAAGTCAATGCTCGAAGATACGAACCAGTTCGACACTCTTGGATGATGGAACTGCCCCAGGAGGCCACTAGAGCCAGTTTGACGGCGTGCATTCATCTAGTCTTCCGTTTGGAAAGAGAAACAGCCTTCGAAAATCAAAAGGGATTGGATGCCCTCGCTGAACTCTACCCCAAGTTATCACTGGAGCAACTGTGTCACCTCATCTTGGATCTTCGCGGATTGGATGGCAATTTACTGAAGGACAATCCAGTCTGTTTCAGCCTCTTTAAGAATCTTTGCCAGTTGCTGGTCAACAAGTGTAAGGAAGCATTGCCTCAAGTACCGCACGACATCATCATTGAAGTCGTGAAAACCTTCATCTGGGTAGGAGACGTCATGTTGGTGCGTTCGCTggtgaaacaaatttgtttagcCGGAAGTGGTGGATCTTGGGATCCGAATGACAAGAACAATTTGCTGGAGACCATCTTGTCATCCCTTGAATCGTGGTGTGAAGTGGGTCCTAGTTCCAGCCGCCTTGTTCGTGACTCTTCAACCGCACTGATCGGAGCCTGGATCGTTGGCTTGTGTCGCATTCTCGATCAAGTGGGCGTGAAAGCTGCGTCGACCAGAAAAACGGACGGATTGCGAAGCAAAATTGCCACGTGTGTTAACATTTTCATTCGCACAGAGAAAAGCCAACCGCGATCGGATCAACCGAATGTTGCCACCTTCTTTACTCTGCTTCTTGGTAAACTATCCCTGGAGAGGCTCTGTCATCTTATCCTGGATCTGCGCAAGCTGGATGCTGTCGACTCGTCATCATCTGTGCTCAAATTGCCACCTTGCTCCGATATCTATCGAGACCTGTGTCGTCTTCTCGTCAACAAAGAACTGAATTCCTTCATTAAATCGTACGGATGGCTGGTGACTGAATTGTGGAAGTGTTTCCATTGGTTCGCCGACGAAGACATTTTTATGACCCTTTCTCACAAGATCCTGGATGCCTTTCTGCCTACCGAAGAAAATCCCCTGGTGGCGAAAATTGTTTGGTCAGCAGAACTTCGTTCGATGGTCAGCACTTCTCCCTGTGGCAAAGCAGCTTTTCGTCTGTTTCTGGACCAACGCATCAATCGGTTAAAAACGATGACCAAACCTTATCTTTCCTGGGATCATCCATACGCTGTTGTTCCTGGTCATCCGGAAGTGGAAGCCTTTCTTCGATCGACGCAAAAGTCGATGACTTATTCACACTTCCCAACGTTCGCAAGTGCTTGCAAATTCTCCGTTCGAGTGGGTGGAACCAAAAACGGCTACTGCGTCCAGGTCGATCCGGTGAAAATGGGCAAACGCTTCCGctgcaaaatggaaaaaatgctAAGCCGTAACGCCTTGCTGAAAAAGATGACGGATGATTTGATCGAATTTCGCGAAACTCTCATGCAAGCCGACTTCGCCGGATCATCTGCCGCCGTTAGCACCACCAACCCACCGGAGAGGATCAAGAGAGAAGTTCTTTCGGATGACGAGGAGATCTGCGTTGCAGGCCCAACTAAACGTGCCAGAGAAGAGCCTGCCTTCCTAGTAAGTGCTGTTGACTATTAG
- the LOC124193542 gene encoding zinc finger protein 84-like isoform X2 yields the protein MSETGINNGNPCCCEKIFQKQESLITHKVMHTEEEHREKEGRVFSQKSVLLKHMPENFSNFKEKQTVFNHRREFHLGDNSSLCPKIGIIRKSIAAASDVNIVQKTVGLVDPSKSFNDETTQNSTTFEKWGCKSMVKKPRLQIGKPQIEKRTESLNFDYLNVSVSTVKKPLHICPVCKTGFTTTTSMRKHIAAHFDNPAYSCDNCHVKFRTRVAMTYHKNQVHSDNQTKGKPSDSTRVKSNGSDSTKQSSKESSINAESQSQQPIRVRHSPSEDPHIWPKVFISRRLNDFLNLNQ from the exons ATGTCTGAAACTGGTATCAATAATGGAAATCCTTGTTGCTGTGAGAAA atttttcaaaaacaagaaagtctAATTACTCACAAGGTTATGCACACTGAAGAGGAGCATCGTGAAAAAGAAGGCAGA GTGTTTTCTCAAAAATCTGTGTTACTAAAGCATATGCCAGAAAATTTCTCG aattttaaagaaaagcaGACTGTCTTCAATCACAGAAGGGAATTTCATTTGGGTGATAATTCTTCCCTTTGCCCTAAAATAGGCATCATCAGGAAAAGTATTGCAGCAGCATCGGATGTAAAC attgTTCAGAAGACGGTTGGTTTAGTCGATCCTAGCAAATCTTTTAACGATGAAACGACTCAAAATAGTACCACGTTTGAAAAATGGGGTTGCAAAAGCATGGTTAAAAAGCCACGGCTTCAAATTGGAAAGCCCCAGATTGAGAAAAGAACagagagtttgaattttgactACCTTAATGTAAGCGTCTCTACAGTTAAAAAACCTCTGCACATTTGTCCCGTGTGCAAAACG GGATTTACGACAACGACGTCTATGAGAAAACATATTGCAGCACATTTTGATAATCCTGCTTATTCCTGCGACAATTGTCATGTG AAATTCAGAACGAGGGTTGCAATGACATACCATAAAAACCAGGTACACTCGGATAATCAAACCAAAGGG AAACCAAGTGACAGCACTCGCGTTAAATCAAATGGTTCAGATTCTACCAAACAATCATCAAAGGAGTCGTCAATCAACGCCGAATCTCAGTCACAACAACCGATTCGTGTCCGGCATTCCCCTAGCGAGGATCCCCATATTTGGCCAAAAGTTTTTATATCAAGACGGTTGAATGATTTCCTGAATCTTAACCAATGA
- the LOC124193542 gene encoding zinc finger protein 84-like isoform X3: protein MSETGINNGNPCCCEKIFQKQESLITHKVMHTEEEHREKEGRVFSQKSVLLKHMPENFSNFKEKQTVFNHRREFHLGDNSSLCPKIGIIRKSIAAASDIVQKTVGLVDPSKSFNDETTQNSTTFEKWGCKSMVKKPRLQIGKPQIEKRTESLNFDYLNVSVSTVKKPLHICPVCKTGFTTTTSMRKHIAAHFDNPAYSCDNCHVKFRTRVAMTYHKNQVHSDNQTKGKPSDSTRVKSNGSDSTKQSSKESSINAESQSQQPIRVRHSPSEDPHIWPKVFISRRLNDFLNLNQ, encoded by the exons ATGTCTGAAACTGGTATCAATAATGGAAATCCTTGTTGCTGTGAGAAA atttttcaaaaacaagaaagtctAATTACTCACAAGGTTATGCACACTGAAGAGGAGCATCGTGAAAAAGAAGGCAGA GTGTTTTCTCAAAAATCTGTGTTACTAAAGCATATGCCAGAAAATTTCTCG aattttaaagaaaagcaGACTGTCTTCAATCACAGAAGGGAATTTCATTTGGGTGATAATTCTTCCCTTTGCCCTAAAATAGGCATCATCAGGAAAAGTATTGCAGCAGCATCGGAT attgTTCAGAAGACGGTTGGTTTAGTCGATCCTAGCAAATCTTTTAACGATGAAACGACTCAAAATAGTACCACGTTTGAAAAATGGGGTTGCAAAAGCATGGTTAAAAAGCCACGGCTTCAAATTGGAAAGCCCCAGATTGAGAAAAGAACagagagtttgaattttgactACCTTAATGTAAGCGTCTCTACAGTTAAAAAACCTCTGCACATTTGTCCCGTGTGCAAAACG GGATTTACGACAACGACGTCTATGAGAAAACATATTGCAGCACATTTTGATAATCCTGCTTATTCCTGCGACAATTGTCATGTG AAATTCAGAACGAGGGTTGCAATGACATACCATAAAAACCAGGTACACTCGGATAATCAAACCAAAGGG AAACCAAGTGACAGCACTCGCGTTAAATCAAATGGTTCAGATTCTACCAAACAATCATCAAAGGAGTCGTCAATCAACGCCGAATCTCAGTCACAACAACCGATTCGTGTCCGGCATTCCCCTAGCGAGGATCCCCATATTTGGCCAAAAGTTTTTATATCAAGACGGTTGAATGATTTCCTGAATCTTAACCAATGA
- the LOC124195128 gene encoding probable 4-coumarate--CoA ligase 1 isoform X2 has protein sequence MIPRFISEADPRILTYPEEYDNSLPDDVSFPEFILQRIVRWDDKVACVNAETKQAFTFAQIRESSFALAAGLQRKINLKRGDKVAVVLPNCLDYPVVTFAVTLCGGCAILINPAQTINELGHSVKLTDPKIWIGTEDSFVKFEEIYKGYSNRPAFVFLNPRSTGDNNVITVSQLIVLGHEHDFRRPSVNPHEDAALILFSSGTTGVPKGVVLTHLNLMASRRQSEELAKNVRRQNPGTSIPASECLAAVLPFYHSFGISGVFDNLMGGLRFVLIPNFTLQRFLQAVQDYKITIVSLVPAIAIQLAKQPVEKRYDLSSLRVIRCGASALSAETITILKQKLNCLVYQGYGMTEATVRSHANYKGVNRDGSIGIVMPFCQCKVVDRNTNEALGPKEEGEICVRGPVIMKGYIGDAVATQATIDSHGWLHTGDIGYYDEDGYFFLTDRMKELIKYKGLQVSPTELEKILLTHPDVLDVAVAPVSDLNAGEIPRAYVVKRPECTMTGDELANFLSDKVSSYKQLRGGVVFVETIPKTSTGKIIRRALVAKYPSKL, from the exons AAGCAGACCCAAGAATCCTGACTTATCCAGAAGAATATGATAATTCCCTCCCTGATGATGTTTCATTCCCAGAGTTCATTTTACAGAGGATAGTGCGCTGGGATGATAAAGTGGCTTGT GTAAATgctgaaacaaaacaagcttTCACTTTTGCTCAAATAAGAGAAAGTTCTTTTGCACTGGCAGCTggattacaaagaaaaattaaccTCAAACGAGGAGACAAGGTCGCAGTAGTTCTGCCCAACTGTTTGGACTACCCCGTCGTAACGTTTGCCGTTACTTTGTGTGGAGGTTGTGCTATACTCATAAACCCTGCTCAAACCATAA ATGAATTGGGACATTCAGTTAAATTAACCGACCCGAAAATATGGATTGGAACGGAAGATTCTTTTGTAAAATTCGAAGAAATTTACAAGGGTTATTCCAACCGACctgcttttgttttcctaaATCCTCGTTCAACTGGTGATAATAACGTGATAACTGTTTCACAGCTGATAGTCCTTGGACATGAACACGATTTCCGACGACCAAGTGTCAATCCTCATGAAGATGCCgcgcttattcttttttccagcGGAACTACTGGTGTTCCCAAAGGCGTCGTTTTGACTCATTTGAACTTGATGGCATCCCGACGACAGAGCGA GGAACTCGCTAAAAATGTTCGACGTCAAAATCC CGGAACGTCAATCCCGGCCAGTGAATGTTTAGCAGCCGTTCTTCCTTTTTACCATTCGTTCGGCATCAGTGGTGTCTTTGATAACCTTATGGGAGGTTTACGATTCGTTTTAATACCCAACTTTACTCTACAACGTTTTCTTCAGGCTGTTCAAGATTACAAA ATCACCATAGTATCGTTGGTTCCAGCAATTGCTATTCAACTAGCCAAACAACCCGTTGAGAAGCGTTACGACCTTAGTTCGCTGCGAGTTATTAGGTGCGGTGCATCCGCTTTGAGTGCTGAAACCATCACAATTTTGAAGCAAAAGTTGAACTGCTTAGTCTACCAAGGTTACGGAATGACGGAAGCAACTGTACGCTCTCACGCCAACTATAAAGGCGTTAATCGGGATGGCAGTATCGGGATCGTCATGCCATTTTGCCAATGCAAA GTTGTAGATCGCAATACAAATGAAGCTCTGGGACCAAAAGAAGAGGGCGAGATATGCGTCAGAGGTCCAGTCATTATGAAGGGTTACATCGGTGATGCAGTAGCTACCCAAGCCACGATAGACTCACATGGCTGGCTTCACACTGGCGACATAGGCTACTATGATGAAGACGGCTACTTTTTTCTTACTGATCGCATGAAAGAACTTATCAAATATAAAGGACTGCAGGTGTCCCCAACTGAGCTCGAAAAAATTCTTCTGACTCACCCAGATGTCCTTGACGTTGCAGTAGCTCCTGTTAGTGATCTAAACGCCGGAGAAATTCCTCGTGCCTACGTTGTCAAACGACCAGAATGTACTATGACGGGCGATGAGCTGGCAAATTTCCTTTCAG ATAAAGTGAGCTCCTACAAGCAACTACGTGGTGGTGTTGTCTTTGTCGAAACGATTCCGAAGACTAGTACTGGTAAAATCATCCGTCGAGCTTTAGTAGCAAAATATCCCAGCAAGTTATAA
- the LOC124195128 gene encoding probable 4-coumarate--CoA ligase 1 isoform X1 yields MVTVVGKIINKADPRILTYPEEYDNSLPDDVSFPEFILQRIVRWDDKVACVNAETKQAFTFAQIRESSFALAAGLQRKINLKRGDKVAVVLPNCLDYPVVTFAVTLCGGCAILINPAQTINELGHSVKLTDPKIWIGTEDSFVKFEEIYKGYSNRPAFVFLNPRSTGDNNVITVSQLIVLGHEHDFRRPSVNPHEDAALILFSSGTTGVPKGVVLTHLNLMASRRQSEELAKNVRRQNPGTSIPASECLAAVLPFYHSFGISGVFDNLMGGLRFVLIPNFTLQRFLQAVQDYKITIVSLVPAIAIQLAKQPVEKRYDLSSLRVIRCGASALSAETITILKQKLNCLVYQGYGMTEATVRSHANYKGVNRDGSIGIVMPFCQCKVVDRNTNEALGPKEEGEICVRGPVIMKGYIGDAVATQATIDSHGWLHTGDIGYYDEDGYFFLTDRMKELIKYKGLQVSPTELEKILLTHPDVLDVAVAPVSDLNAGEIPRAYVVKRPECTMTGDELANFLSDKVSSYKQLRGGVVFVETIPKTSTGKIIRRALVAKYPSKL; encoded by the exons ATGGTGACTGTAGTGGGAAAAATTATCAAta AAGCAGACCCAAGAATCCTGACTTATCCAGAAGAATATGATAATTCCCTCCCTGATGATGTTTCATTCCCAGAGTTCATTTTACAGAGGATAGTGCGCTGGGATGATAAAGTGGCTTGT GTAAATgctgaaacaaaacaagcttTCACTTTTGCTCAAATAAGAGAAAGTTCTTTTGCACTGGCAGCTggattacaaagaaaaattaaccTCAAACGAGGAGACAAGGTCGCAGTAGTTCTGCCCAACTGTTTGGACTACCCCGTCGTAACGTTTGCCGTTACTTTGTGTGGAGGTTGTGCTATACTCATAAACCCTGCTCAAACCATAA ATGAATTGGGACATTCAGTTAAATTAACCGACCCGAAAATATGGATTGGAACGGAAGATTCTTTTGTAAAATTCGAAGAAATTTACAAGGGTTATTCCAACCGACctgcttttgttttcctaaATCCTCGTTCAACTGGTGATAATAACGTGATAACTGTTTCACAGCTGATAGTCCTTGGACATGAACACGATTTCCGACGACCAAGTGTCAATCCTCATGAAGATGCCgcgcttattcttttttccagcGGAACTACTGGTGTTCCCAAAGGCGTCGTTTTGACTCATTTGAACTTGATGGCATCCCGACGACAGAGCGA GGAACTCGCTAAAAATGTTCGACGTCAAAATCC CGGAACGTCAATCCCGGCCAGTGAATGTTTAGCAGCCGTTCTTCCTTTTTACCATTCGTTCGGCATCAGTGGTGTCTTTGATAACCTTATGGGAGGTTTACGATTCGTTTTAATACCCAACTTTACTCTACAACGTTTTCTTCAGGCTGTTCAAGATTACAAA ATCACCATAGTATCGTTGGTTCCAGCAATTGCTATTCAACTAGCCAAACAACCCGTTGAGAAGCGTTACGACCTTAGTTCGCTGCGAGTTATTAGGTGCGGTGCATCCGCTTTGAGTGCTGAAACCATCACAATTTTGAAGCAAAAGTTGAACTGCTTAGTCTACCAAGGTTACGGAATGACGGAAGCAACTGTACGCTCTCACGCCAACTATAAAGGCGTTAATCGGGATGGCAGTATCGGGATCGTCATGCCATTTTGCCAATGCAAA GTTGTAGATCGCAATACAAATGAAGCTCTGGGACCAAAAGAAGAGGGCGAGATATGCGTCAGAGGTCCAGTCATTATGAAGGGTTACATCGGTGATGCAGTAGCTACCCAAGCCACGATAGACTCACATGGCTGGCTTCACACTGGCGACATAGGCTACTATGATGAAGACGGCTACTTTTTTCTTACTGATCGCATGAAAGAACTTATCAAATATAAAGGACTGCAGGTGTCCCCAACTGAGCTCGAAAAAATTCTTCTGACTCACCCAGATGTCCTTGACGTTGCAGTAGCTCCTGTTAGTGATCTAAACGCCGGAGAAATTCCTCGTGCCTACGTTGTCAAACGACCAGAATGTACTATGACGGGCGATGAGCTGGCAAATTTCCTTTCAG ATAAAGTGAGCTCCTACAAGCAACTACGTGGTGGTGTTGTCTTTGTCGAAACGATTCCGAAGACTAGTACTGGTAAAATCATCCGTCGAGCTTTAGTAGCAAAATATCCCAGCAAGTTATAA
- the LOC124193542 gene encoding zinc finger protein 84-like isoform X1 codes for MSETGINNGNPCCCEKIFQKQESLITHKVMHTEEEHREKEGRVFSQKSVLLKHMPENFSNFKEKQTVFNHRREFHLGDNSSLCPKIGIIRKSIAAASDVNVIVQKTVGLVDPSKSFNDETTQNSTTFEKWGCKSMVKKPRLQIGKPQIEKRTESLNFDYLNVSVSTVKKPLHICPVCKTGFTTTTSMRKHIAAHFDNPAYSCDNCHVKFRTRVAMTYHKNQVHSDNQTKGKPSDSTRVKSNGSDSTKQSSKESSINAESQSQQPIRVRHSPSEDPHIWPKVFISRRLNDFLNLNQ; via the exons ATGTCTGAAACTGGTATCAATAATGGAAATCCTTGTTGCTGTGAGAAA atttttcaaaaacaagaaagtctAATTACTCACAAGGTTATGCACACTGAAGAGGAGCATCGTGAAAAAGAAGGCAGA GTGTTTTCTCAAAAATCTGTGTTACTAAAGCATATGCCAGAAAATTTCTCG aattttaaagaaaagcaGACTGTCTTCAATCACAGAAGGGAATTTCATTTGGGTGATAATTCTTCCCTTTGCCCTAAAATAGGCATCATCAGGAAAAGTATTGCAGCAGCATCGGATGTAAACGTA attgTTCAGAAGACGGTTGGTTTAGTCGATCCTAGCAAATCTTTTAACGATGAAACGACTCAAAATAGTACCACGTTTGAAAAATGGGGTTGCAAAAGCATGGTTAAAAAGCCACGGCTTCAAATTGGAAAGCCCCAGATTGAGAAAAGAACagagagtttgaattttgactACCTTAATGTAAGCGTCTCTACAGTTAAAAAACCTCTGCACATTTGTCCCGTGTGCAAAACG GGATTTACGACAACGACGTCTATGAGAAAACATATTGCAGCACATTTTGATAATCCTGCTTATTCCTGCGACAATTGTCATGTG AAATTCAGAACGAGGGTTGCAATGACATACCATAAAAACCAGGTACACTCGGATAATCAAACCAAAGGG AAACCAAGTGACAGCACTCGCGTTAAATCAAATGGTTCAGATTCTACCAAACAATCATCAAAGGAGTCGTCAATCAACGCCGAATCTCAGTCACAACAACCGATTCGTGTCCGGCATTCCCCTAGCGAGGATCCCCATATTTGGCCAAAAGTTTTTATATCAAGACGGTTGAATGATTTCCTGAATCTTAACCAATGA